The DNA window AGAATATCTGCACTTCTTGGACTTCCACTTGCCCTTGCCCCAGCTCTTTCTGCCGGGGGCATTGGCGGTGTTGGTGGGTGTGTCTGGGCGTTCTGCGTTGGTGCCACTCTCAACGCTGACGGCATCGTCCTGCAACCAGCAGCAACACAAACAAACGTGTTATTAAATGCAAAATCATCTTCTAAACATGCGCATTGAGGCCAGAACATGAGCACTCATAAACAAAGTGTGCCTGCTGTGCCGAAGACATTGTAAACACGTTTCTTGCCTTGCTATTTGTTTAACAGTGCACTTTTTAtagcacaaaaaaacaatcaaaagcgTATCACTTCCAAACTATCGGGTCAGTTTAAACACAATGAAGGAGGAGATGAGTAAAGATGGCTGTGGTTGGCCCAGGCTGCTACAAAAACATTCCTCATTAAACAGTTCATAAAGCGCTGTAACATTTTTCTCACAATCAAAGCTTAACTGAAGACCATTCTTGAGCAACCCATCCgaaaaacactacatttttgtCAGTATTTAGTTTATTATTTATCTGCTTGATGCTTTTTGCCAAGGCTAGCCCAGGTTTACACGTGAATAACTCCAGTCTGAGCACAAAGAAAACACGTGTGCACTAACACGGAAGGTGGAACACGTGCGGGAAAATTTATTTGAAGACACTAAAATAGTCCACAGTGAATAACTATATCTGATAGCTCCAGCTGTTTGAATCCAGCCGGTGTGAATGAACAAAGATGCTAGCTAAAGCCTTTAGCACATCGGCTACTTTAGCACAATGCTAACTGATCAGAAGCGCTACACGGCTCATCTGCGGCCAAACATCAAACACGGTTTAAATGCTTACGTTCTCGTCTCCTGATAAGTCGGGGTTGCTATTCTCATCGCTGCTCAGCTTTTGCTTTTTCGCCGGTATTTCTTTTCCCGCTTGAGAAGGGGACTCGGACATGTTCTTATTTTCCCTCATTTTGGAATTAACTCCGCCCCTTCCGCTCCTACGCCCACGAGCATGCCGGAAACTGAATATTCAGCCAATCACGAATCGCAGCTCGACTGCACAAATACCGATTATTTTCCGGTTAAAGCCGTGTAGCcgtattatatatatttttataataatttctttatcttttacttCCGGACTTCTGTCATTTTAAAtgctcttgagcaatagttctccagctttctgaaggtctttcaaagcgTTTCTTTGGCCATTGCTgctttttcagtccagtccttgaaCCTGAACATTTTCTGGGGAATTATTTTGTTTGACACTGACCTATTAGTCACTCAAACATAACAAAGaaacctaactcaagggatgaagcAGTTTtgtgtctacacacacacatatctcagcatggtgtgcagtgtgttctTGAAGATCCTGATTAAACTGCACAAGTTGAGGATAAATGTTACAACAGTGAGTGCCTACAGACATCTGTAAAACtgggtggaggctctgtcaagGTTTGGGCTGCATTTCAGTAAGCGGTGTTTAAGATCTTGTCAAATGATGAATTAAGAActcagaaaagtaccatcagattttgatccaccatgcaattacatctggaaagcatctgattggtaaCAGCTTAATTTTCGGCATGGCAATGATCCcgaacacactgccagtgcagtaaaagcattcctgaataaaaacacacagtggaacacacactatcagtcatggttcggcctccccagagcccggacctcaacattattgaagcagtgtgggatcatgttgacagagaacagaacaaaaggcagaaatatccaaagaagagctttgaatgtccctcaagaagcctggagaactattcctgaagataTGCAAATCACTGCATctatttcacattttccttGAAAAAAATATGGAGATGTCCAAGACCTTTGgataataatgtagataacaTTTGTTTAGATATGTTCTATATATCcactaacaaaaaagaaatcaataataataataattatacagGGTGACATTTCATTAAACCAAAGAAAACCATCCACAGTTATATATGAATTTAATTATAAAAGAACTCTAAAACATCACATCCAAGTacacaaaaatctgtttttcttttacagtcCAACATGTGTCATGCTGTGGCACTGAGGTGGCCCTACAGCATCATTTCTGCATCCTCTAAAGAAGCCTCGCTCATCTCCTCAGATagctcttcatcctcctcctcctggtcctctgtctcctcctcagCCGCCCTCTTTAAGCCTCTTTGCTTTGAGAGGGCCACGGCATAGCGGATGTTGTACATGTTGAAGTCGCAGCTACACAGACAAAGCACACATTCAGATCTGCTGAGCTGTATCTGGGCAAAGGCACAACATTTCAGAGGATCTGTAACTTACAGCTTGGAGAGGTCGTCGAAGTGCCTCTGGATGCTCTTCTGTAGCGCCTGCAGCGTGGGGAGGATGGCTCCAGACCTGCATGCCAAAGCAGATGCATTGAAAAATTTGTTGCTGtcatttcctgttcacttacAGTCATGCTGAACTGAATCTGTGATGTGAATGAGAGCCTGAGGACACACCTGTTCTTCAGTTTCTGTCCGTGCAGCATGAGCAGGTTCTGGGCCCAGGTCATATAGAACTGCAAGTGGCCCGACTTCTCCAAACACGTGGCGATGAAACCCAGCAGCTTCTCGACATAAATGTCAGGAAGAGAGCCGCAAACCACCGGGACTAGACCAGAAGGACGCACAACTCACATCACTCGGGCGTTTCCAAGTGAAAAGGGGAACTCAAAATGTTAAATAAGGTGAAATTCACTCACTCTGCTCATGTGGGACCTTCTCCAACACTTCCTGCTTGAGGGCTTTTTCGTTGAGTCTGAATGCCAGGACTATGGCCGAGGCCCACTCCTGAAGGCGCAGCTGCTTGCGTATGCTGGCCGGTGTCACGTCTAGGTCCAGGTCGTACGGGTCGAAGACCAGTGACCCGTCAAGGGAGTAGACCAGCAGGCCCTCGGTGGTGGTGGCCGCCCAACTGCgacctgaggaggaggaggagaacaaCTTCACTAACCGGCCGACAAAGCTCGTCTGTAACGGTGTCTGCTGGTGTCCAGCGAAGTTTGCTGCACAAGATTCAAACACCGTAATGGGAgcagaaaacaacatgaaaaactgCTGTGATGAAGGACAACATCAACATCATGAAGGACAACATCAGTGTTGTCTTTCATCATCCAGTGTTCACAGGATAACATTTTGAAACCATGCTCCAAGCTGTAATTCTGTCACCTACCAGTAGGGGAGAACCGCAGCGAGCTCACTCTGATCTCAGGTTTGAAGTGACGAGAACTCATGTCACCTTTAAGGATGAGCAGACACAAGAATCAGTGAGGGTCGATGCAAAAACATCAGTGAATAAGGCACAAGAGACCTTTTTGTAAAAGGCCTCATGATCCTTACAAAATGCAATTACTTAATTACATGGAGGGCTGTCAAAATTATATCATAAACTCAAGATCAACTCAAGGTCAAAATCAGAGAAAATGTCAAATTTTTAATCACCTAAATGaatcaaaatatattaaaatccTCACTTCTAAAGTTTATCTATTTTTAATTCTGGCGGTTTCAGTCCGATCACAGCGATCACCACTTCTGTCCACTGCACCTTGTAGCAAACACACAACTTCCACACTTATAATAACTGGTCTGAGCCTTCGTGTGAGGGTTGTACCTCTCCTGACTCCAGGGAGGCTGATGCTGACTCCGTCTCCGTCCCCGGCTCCTTCATCCACCAGAGCCAGACTGCCGAACTCTGTCATCTTCCTCCTGTCCAGGAACTCCTGAAGGTGAAGCAGGACAACAGGATAAGTGAAACCTGTCATAATTAAAGCCTCTTCAAGGACTAAAGATGCACATTTTCACGATGAAGCGTCCGATCCATCCATGTTTAGTCATCTAATATACGCTTTTAAAAAACGCCTTAAATTCCTATTTTGGGTTCGCCTCgtctccttaaaaaaaaaaaaaaaaaacctcaaccATCAACCATAGATCTGTTTTTCCAGGACAGCCGATGCTATTAAATATGTATGCTCCAGCCATGTGACATGGAAATAAACTCGCTGAGCAGACTGTGAGGTCGCACCTCCATAGCGTCGAAGGACAGGTTGCAAGAGATTTCAAACTTCTTCATGAGCATCTGCTCCTTGATGTTGTAGATGCAGACAAACTTGGACTGACCCCCAGCCAAAACAGACTCCCCGTCCGCAGAGTAACACAGTGAAGTAAACGACCTTAACGAgagacagatgaaaaaaaaaaaagtcacattaaACAAGATGATTTGAATCAGTGGAATCAAACCTGAGGCTCGAATCCCATCCACTCACTTGCCCTTGGCGGACTGCTTGGCTGTGATTTTATCTGTCTCCTTGCGGCCTGTCTGCAGGTCGTGTCGTCCAGCAACGGAGCCGTTTTGTGTGGCCGTGTGCGGGTTCCAGAAAGAGATCTCACCGTTCAGAGTGGCCACAGCCAACTCCTGACCGTCAGGGCGATACGTCACCGCCAAGCCTGAGGaacaaaagacatttaaattaaaaaaaaaaaaaaacagtgagggAGGCAGAATTTTACATAGACATatacaacaaacaaaagcacagagAGAACTCGCCCTGAAGGGCTATGCTGAAACTTGATGTTTTATGCTGATGTCAgcactaataataaaaatccaGTACAGTgtataaatgtttttctgttactGTGAAGTCACATGATGTTGTAGAGCTCAGCCAAAGAAAGTGCTGATGTCCCAAAATGACTGTTATTTTATTATCCAAAGGAAACTATAAAGCCTTTAAATAAATTCGTGTGACCATGAACTTTGACCTTGAAGCATTACATAGTAAAATGGTTTATTTTATCATCTTTACCTATATAATCAGAGCAAAACTGGCTAAAATCTTTGGCTTCTATAAGCTGCAAAAAGTTTAAGATAAATTTAAAGATATATTCATGCACGCATGTAATTTTACAAAACTTCATGGGGTCATTGTGACATTGTAGGGTAtcatattgaaaaaacaaaaagtgtgtTGTACAGCCCTTTCATATGATATATCACTTGATaagttttctttacatttttttcaacatCGACTTTGCTAACAatgaaggtcaaggtcaaatgcaTAGCAAACCTAGGTACTCAAGACCTAGTATATTTTCAGGAAGTTTGAAGACGATCCATAAAAAGTTGTTACTGATTTTCAGTTTGGTGTGACCTTGACTTGGACGCAGTTTTCACCCAAATGAAATAAGCTTGAGCTGTTACTGGTATCTACCGTCACACAAAGGTTGAACATGACATCTTAAAAACTGTGGACGCTagactgctaacaaacagacaaacattacaaaagaaacaaaaccaacTTAAAAACAACTTGAATCTTTCAAACTGGCGCCCCCTAGTGGCGGCATTAAAAACACCCAAATTACAAGACAAATCACTGATGGCTTCACGAAGGATCTGCATTTACCATCAGATGTGAGGGGAAGCGTTTCCTTGGTCTGCCAGCTGTCCAGCATGTCCCACAGCCGAACGGTTCGGTCCCACGAGCAGCTGGCCAGGACGGACTGAACCGGACTGAAACAGAGGCAGCTCACCGGACCCTCGTGACCCGCCAGGACCTGTCCGGACGCAGGAAGGAAGTGTTAATGTGAGTGATCCTGGCAGCTTCAATCAAGTTAGTCTGTCTCATAAGGAAGGATGAAACGCGTGATTAAAAAGAAGCATGATGCCTACCTCCAGCAGCCTGCCTGTCTGCATGGACCAGAGGAAGATCTCAAAGGAATCCTGAGCTCCTGCGCTCACCAGCTCCCCACTGACATCTACTGCGAGGGAGGAGAACTGTGCAGGCCGAGGCGACGTAAAAGTCCTGAAGTTTCGGTATctgccaaaaaaacccaaaaaaacaaaacattacagGAATACATTCTCAACCATCTTTTAAAAGAACATACCCCCGTCCTCGCCGCCAGCGCCCACCTGTGCAGGTCGAAGGCTCGGACCGTCCCGTCCAGAGAAGCGCTGACGATGACGAAGCCGCTGGAGGTGAAGGTGACGTTTGTGACGCTGCTGGTGTGTTCAGTAAATGTGACAAAGCAGAGGCCACTGTTGGTGTTCCACACTTTCACCTGCAGGAATTTATCAACACAGTGCGGAGTTAGAGACGAGACCTCGAGTCTTCATTTATCGAATCATATTCTATTTACAATTTTAAATCCCACATAAGAGTTAACGGAGGGTTTTTACCATCTTCACTAACCCGCCTCTTTAACCTTCTTCTAgtgcaggggtggggaactccaggtctcgagggccggtgtcctgcaggttttagatgtgtccttgatccagcacagctgatttaaatggctaaatgacctcctcaacatgtcttgaagttctccagaggtctggtaatgaactaatgattggattcaggtgtgttagcccaaggtgatatctaaaacctgcatgaCACCGGCcattgaggcctggagtttcccACCCCTGTTCTAGTGTCTCAGCATGGACACATGAAGTTTAAGGCTTCAGTCTGAGACTCACTTTGCTGTCGTCCCCTCCCGTCACGATGTACTGTCCGTCTGGAGAGTAAGCCAGCGAGGCCATGTTGTTGAAGTGTCCCTGCTGCTTGAACACGTACGACTCACTCTGCCACTCCCACACCAGCAGCTGGCCCATCCCTGAAATAATCGATGTGTTTACCTTTTTGAGTTTTACTCGGCAACACCAGTAAgctatctcacacacacacacacacacgtaaaaagaaacaaattctTACGAGAGCATCCGAAGCCGATCCAGTCTCCGGAGCTGTTTATAGCCACCGAGGCAATCCTCTGGTCTGAAATACTGCAGGGAGACACATCCACATGGTTAGATGAGAAAACACATCTGTCCTGTAACTTTTTAAACCAAACCGCAGCTTTTCTCTCACCTCAGGGAGTGAATGAGGTTAAACTCTGGAAGTTCGTGCAGGTGGAATATCCCAGAGGCGAAGCCTGTGACCAGGATGTGGTTCGGTTTGTGGTACGCAGCAGCAGTCAAGTTGTTAAAATCCCCTTCTTTGTTGAAAAAGTGTCTGAAGGTGGAAACAAAAAGCTGTTTTTAGATCTCACTAAAATCCTAACGCCAGCATTGTCTTCTATTAATGTTACAGAGCTGGATATTCATAATAAATAAAGCCAGAGCTTAAAATAGTGAGGTAAGCATGCAAAACTAACCCCTCTGAGCGAAAAGCTCAAGAATCAGCAAGTTCTTACAAACCAAACAGAGCTCAAATGTGTTTTCCAGCCCTGAAATTTTCACATAGATTCTTCCTGTAATTATGTAGTTATGAAAGCTCATAAATGTTTCAaacaaatcagacaaaaacagaaaactctgATCCATTCCTGTGAAAATGAAGGGCCGGTAACtgaaaatattcaaaatatgAAGGTAAAAGTTTGTATGACATCATTAAATATACTGAAGTTGTTAgcaccaaaaaaaataaaaaaaatcatttgatttgactgattaaactaataaataaaaataaatatgtaaacttTAGCAGTTATAAAATCAGAATTGCAATTAGAGACAAATCAGGAAAAGAATCGGGAAATTGGAGGCGTCTTACTTGCTCATCATCTTGTATCgaacattcttcttcttctctctctctttggcGGTTTCAACTTTCCCTCTGATCAcctccccctcctctccctccaCCTTGTCCCTCTCCTcgccctcctcttcttcctcttcctccccttGTCTCGGGAGCTTGGGTTTGTCCTGGCTCTTCTTCAGGATGAGGCCGTCCAGCTCGGTGTCGCTCTCCCACACACAGAGCGTCCCGTCCTGGCTCACTGTGTACAGCTGAGTAAACATGCACACGAGGGATGAACACACAGAACCACACCTACaaacacatatatgtatatactaggggtgcaacaatactcgtatcgatattgaaccgttcgatacagtgctttcggttcggtacgcatatgtatcgaacaatacaaaattttgaatttattttatcaacttttcttccgacgatgctgtctgtgttgagagctcagtggatctgcgttcgactactccacctaggctgcactgtcgagcgcagatccactgagcgcagcgcaagctagtgagacagaagctaagctcgttgctacatggcaactgcctcaacgctacccgaaattgaacctcccccaccctagggatgggtatcgaaaaccggttcttgttgagaaccggttcccactgtttcaattccttggaattgtttgccatttttgcaaacgattcccttatcgattccagtcgccccgaatgacgtcaccgcgttgcggagcgtcatttacctggcaggaaacatggcggctcaaacgctaaaaagtttggttatactttatgagaacggatgacaacagggcagcttgcaatacttgcaaagtagatatttcatttaagggaggaaacactacgaatatgcaaaagcatttgctcacaaaacacgcgataaccttaaatgaatgtcgtgtttttaattccgctccggactcgtgaatctcaacccagcagcagtgGTAATGTTTGCACGTCCTCTATCGTTAATgtggcaggtaaataatcaactaacagtgcatattatgttagcgcgatctgccttattacataacctgccattactgtgcatttaggtgaccatgatgagagagacagagtctggctggctcagatgctggcagttttcgctgcagtctaccgtagcgtctcctttcaggccagaatgtcaacgaacagtgactaagtttgtggtaaaaggcatttgccacagcagatgcccccgattttcggtaagtgaatgtgtttaattgtaggcagggacattactggatatccttgtgtaattgctacagaataatttatgttatactttgttattgctacagaagaatatttattttattttttacatttacaattttttccccggggaccctgtgacaccccattgaagagccataggctgtggatctcttaagatctcactattgggtttgtaaggccatgttactcctaaatttctatcttgttcaaagagaagatataaaacaaagttccaagctaatcgacctgtgtgttctccttttttaaaaagaatcgataaagaatcgaatcgttaaacagaatcgaaaatggaatgggaatcgtgaaaatcttatcaatacccatccctactccaccctcattcagatctggcatttggaactattttggttttcatgtgaagtatgaccttgatggacaaaagtaaaacagtatgtctgatgtgccacgcaatactcaattacattggtgggaactagtgcgttagcgcagtttgctcgttaacgtgttgacgtcgtccagccccacgcacggggcgatccgcggtaacttgTTAATGGAGATTTGTTATGGCGTTAaagtcattttaacgagattaatgctgacagcactagtgggaacacaatgaatatgactgcacatttacgccgacatcatcctagtgcaaagacaagtggaagcagacaaaaacaacaagcacgcatgctacaaactttacccgagtcatttagacagccgttagcacatgattctccttatggggacctgatatgtttaatatgctgctgagaatataccccagaagaagcgtatagtatagcatttattttggaaagagccatttctctgtaataaactctcttttccaaagatgagtgattcctcgatcagatagattaatttttttattactttgttgtttcagcaacattaaatttaaaaactgtacttttgagttaaaatatatatttataattttaataaatgacaaattaaaaaggcatgaatatttttttgtatcgaaaaaatatcgaaccgtgagaccaaagtatcgaaccgaaccgtgaattttgtgtatcgttgcacccctagtatatACGTAGATTAGCAGAAGTAAACCTACATCTAAGCTGTCCTTTTCAAAGAAACAGCCTACGATGATGTCCTTGTGTCCACCCAGGGAGTAGTAGATCAGGTTGGCCCAGCGCTCTGCACCGAACACCCACGTCGACATGTCTTTGCTGCCCACCACAAAACACCTGGAAGAAAAACGCCACAATCACAATGTATTCCTGTCCAATTACAGGCTTCTTCTGCACTCTCATGTTTGACAAACTCACTTGGAGTCGTCTGTCCAGTCGATGCAGGTGGTTTCATCATAGGGACCGTAGTAGCTCTTGTCTAAGACGAAAGCATTAAACTCTCGCTTCTTCCCAGGAGCGTGGTACATCAGAGCGACATTTTCCTTTGTTACAATGAACTTCctacaaattaaaaatgcagcaaacaGTCGTCAGAATAATTTTTGTTCTCTCCAGAtaatgattttacagcacacgtctttaatgactttaaaaaaaaataagaagtgGATGCACAGGTTTGAATTTATTTGGGATTTTCTTTAATCCACAGAGACCTCCACTCATGTTTGGTTAAATGTCCCTGAGTAAGCTGCACCTTGATCAGACACGTTTGGGAGCCATCAACAATCCAGTGGTATAACCTGGCACAGACCCAGCTTTTAAGTGtagtccacaaattttcaaaaGGGTGGAGGTCGGGGTTTTGTCAAAGCCATTCCAGaagtttaatgtttgttttattaattaaaaaaaatagcttaaTGTGTGTTCAGTATCATTGTCCAAGTTTTCAAGTTTCAACCATGTAACTGTTAATTTGAGGTAATgttgaagaatttggaggtagtCCACCTCCtccattatttcattatttcatgTGCAATGTATCTGTATTACtgacagcaaaacagccccagagcatgatgttaccaccaccatgctttgaggtttgaaagcctcacaTTCACTCCTACAAACATACCTCTTATCATCGTGGCAAAGCTCAATTTTTATCTGGTTTTATTTTACCATAAAACGTTTTGGCTTGTCCATGTAAGCATCTGCAAATTTCAGTCGCGCTTAAAGGTGTCAATTTTGGAGTATGGGCTTCTCTCTTGGTCAGCACCCTCTCAGTCAATGGTGATGTAAATCTAACTTCACCTTGGACAGACTTGAGCCTTGGTGGTTCCTGAACATCCTAACcaatttcctctcatctgagggTCACAGTTTGAGTCTGCTTCCTATTAAAAGGCCTTGTCAAGTTAAAAGATATTGCTGAACCTTCAGCACCACTTATTAAAAGATTCAAGTGGGTGAATGTATACATTACAGCCTGTATCTATATGCTTGAACCTGTGGGAATTACATCcatctcttccgcttatccgccctggacaggtcgccagtctgtggCAGGGTTAACACATAGAAacaaacaaccattcacacttgCATCTACACCTATTGGCAATTTAGAcctaccaattaacctaaccacactaactgcatgtctttggattgtggcAAGAAGCTGGATTACCCAGAAAGAACCCatgcaaacatggggagaacatacaaactccacacagaaacaccCCGG is part of the Pelmatolapia mariae isolate MD_Pm_ZW linkage group LG23, Pm_UMD_F_2, whole genome shotgun sequence genome and encodes:
- the pwp2h gene encoding PWP2 small subunit processome component; the protein is MKFAYRFSNLLGAVYRQGNLNFSRDGNAVISPVGNRISVFDLKNNTSETLPFSTTKNITCVGLSPDGSLAIVVDEDGAAVLISLITRAILHHFHFHKPVSSIRFSPDGRKFIVTKENVALMYHAPGKKREFNAFVLDKSYYGPYDETTCIDWTDDSKCFVVGSKDMSTWVFGAERWANLIYYSLGGHKDIIVGCFFEKDSLDLYTVSQDGTLCVWESDTELDGLILKKSQDKPKLPRQGEEEEEEEGEERDKVEGEEGEVIRGKVETAKEREKKKNVRYKMMSKHFFNKEGDFNNLTAAAYHKPNHILVTGFASGIFHLHELPEFNLIHSLSISDQRIASVAINSSGDWIGFGCSRMGQLLVWEWQSESYVFKQQGHFNNMASLAYSPDGQYIVTGGDDSKVKVWNTNSGLCFVTFTEHTSSVTNVTFTSSGFVIVSASLDGTVRAFDLHRYRNFRTFTSPRPAQFSSLAVDVSGELVSAGAQDSFEIFLWSMQTGRLLEVLAGHEGPVSCLCFSPVQSVLASCSWDRTVRLWDMLDSWQTKETLPLTSDGLAVTYRPDGQELAVATLNGEISFWNPHTATQNGSVAGRHDLQTGRKETDKITAKQSAKGKSFTSLCYSADGESVLAGGQSKFVCIYNIKEQMLMKKFEISCNLSFDAMEEFLDRRKMTEFGSLALVDEGAGDGDGVSISLPGVRRGDMSSRHFKPEIRVSSLRFSPTGRSWAATTTEGLLVYSLDGSLVFDPYDLDLDVTPASIRKQLRLQEWASAIVLAFRLNEKALKQEVLEKVPHEQIPVVCGSLPDIYVEKLLGFIATCLEKSGHLQFYMTWAQNLLMLHGQKLKNRSGAILPTLQALQKSIQRHFDDLSKLCDFNMYNIRYAVALSKQRGLKRAAEEETEDQEEEDEELSEEMSEASLEDAEMML